The following are encoded together in the Neomonachus schauinslandi chromosome 15, ASM220157v2, whole genome shotgun sequence genome:
- the NDUFAF8 gene encoding NADH dehydrogenase [ubiquinone] 1 alpha subcomplex assembly factor 8 isoform X1, with translation MSGNGAVWGRVRGRLRAFPERLAACGAEAAAYGRCVQASTAPGGRLTKDLCAQEFEALRSCFAAAVGQEDSKGRPLGWMNQQCTSVYCLREQSQTPSADGPKG, from the exons ATGTCGGGGAACGGAGCGGTGTGGGGGCGCGTGCGAGGTCGCCTCCGCGCCTTCCCCGAGCGCCTAGCGGCCTGTGGGGCCGAG gccgcGGCCTACGGCAGGTGCGTGCAGGCGTCCACGGCCCCAGGCGGCCGCCTGACGAAGGACCTCTGTGCGCAGGAGTTCGAGGCCCTGCGGAGCTGCTTCGCCGCCGCGGTAG GCCAAGAAGACTCTAAGGGGAGGCCGTTAGGATGGATGAACCAGCAATGCACTTCTGTTTACTGCCTCAGGGAGCAGAGCCAGACGCCCAGTGCTGACGGCCCCAAAGGGTAA
- the NDUFAF8 gene encoding NADH dehydrogenase [ubiquinone] 1 alpha subcomplex assembly factor 8 isoform X2, producing MSGNGAVWGRVRGRLRAFPERLAACGAEAAAYGRCVQASTAPGGRLTKDLCAQEFEALRSCFAAAAKKTLRGGR from the exons ATGTCGGGGAACGGAGCGGTGTGGGGGCGCGTGCGAGGTCGCCTCCGCGCCTTCCCCGAGCGCCTAGCGGCCTGTGGGGCCGAG gccgcGGCCTACGGCAGGTGCGTGCAGGCGTCCACGGCCCCAGGCGGCCGCCTGACGAAGGACCTCTGTGCGCAGGAGTTCGAGGCCCTGCGGAGCTGCTTCGCCGCCGCG GCCAAGAAGACTCTAAGGGGAGGCCGTTAG